One window from the genome of Schistocerca piceifrons isolate TAMUIC-IGC-003096 chromosome 1, iqSchPice1.1, whole genome shotgun sequence encodes:
- the LOC124799181 gene encoding mid1-interacting protein 1-like, which translates to MLLSDSLTSCCDTISLPMDNRSCLRRIGRHEDAPFSNQSIMNVIEKFVKAVGEMEETILVPCRLMDLKVGDAGDTVEVDTKKHQKGKRSIRDMANTDLYNLYTTVNSVKRELLWGQSEDVPDQGMITVPSSTSVSSATKGHARRPSTASMTSTNSSNSISDTDSENGNENDSGIEDSQAADVSQEVAANFRRHLHGLYRSLEQMTEAANYLTTRYQNDVGGAV; encoded by the exons TGGATAACCG aAGCTGCCTTAGAAGGATTGGACGCCACGAAGACGCTCCATTTTCCAATCAGAGCATAATGAACGTGATAGAAAAATTTGTTAAAGCCGTGGGAGAAATGGAAGAGACGATCTTAGTTCCCTGCAGACTAATGGATCTGAAAGTTGGTGATGCTGGAGATACTGTGGAAGTAGACACCAAAAAACATCAAAAGGGCAAGAGGAGCATCCGCGATATGGCGAACACCGATCTTTACAATCTGTACACTACAGTTAATTCAGTAAAGAGAGAATTACTGTGGGGGCAAAGCGAAGATGTGCCGGACCAGGGGATGATCACTGTGCCGTCATCAACATCAGTGTCATCAGCTACTAAGGGGCACGCACGGAGACCATCTACAGCTTCTATGACTTCTACAAATTCCTCAAATTCTATATCTGATACAGACTCGGAAAATGGAAACGAAAACGATTCCGGGATTGAAGATTCGCAAGCAGCAGACGTCTCCCAAGAAGTCGCCGCAAACTTCCGCCGACATTTGCACGGCTTATATCGTTCCCTCGAGCAGATGACAGAAGCTGCTAACTACCTTACAACTCGTTACCAGAATGACGTCGGTGGTGCCGTGTGA